The window CTGCTCGAACAGCTCATCGAGCATTTCGAGCGTTTCCCCGGCATCGGGCGCAAGACCGCGCAGAGAATGGCGTTCTTCGTGCTCAATCAGCCGGAAGAAAAAGTCAAAAGCTTCGCCGACTGCCTGGTCAGCGCGAAATCGGAGATCCACCGCTGCAGCGAATGCTGCAACCTGACCGACGGCGAAAAGTGCTCCGTCTGCGGCGATCCCTCGCGGGACCGCGCGACCATCTGCGTCGTCGAGGAGCCGAAGGACGTCGTCGCGCTCGAAGCTGTCGGCGAATACCGCGGGCTCTATCACGTTCTGCACGGCAGCATCTCCCCGCTCGAAGGCGTCGGCCCCGATGATCTGACGGTAAAGGAACTGCTCGCGCGCGTTTCGCAGAATCCCGAGACCGAGGTCATCATGGCGACGAATCCTGACGTTGAGGGCGACGCGACCGCGCTTTACCTATCCCGTCTGCTCCGCCCGCTCGGAGCGAAGGTCACCCGCATCGCCTACGGCATACCCGTCGGCGGCGAACTCGAGTTCGCGGACGGAGAGACGATCGCCCGCGCTATCGAGGGGAGGCGTGAGATATGAGCGCCAAAAAGGACAAAAACGAACAGAAGTTCATAGCCCGCAACAAGAAGGCGTACCACGATTATTTCATCGAGGAGACCTACGAGGCGGGTATAGAGCTTGCCGGCACGGAGGTCAAGAGTCTTCGTCTCGGCAAGTGCAACCTCAAGGACAGCTACTGCGACTTCCGCGGCGGCGAAGTTTTCGTCGTCGGGATGCACGTCAGCCCCTATGAGCAGGGAAACATCTTCAATAAGAACCCCCTGCGCGACCGCCGTCTGCTTATGCACAAGCGGGAGATACTGAAGCTTTTCAACGCCGTGCGGCAGGACGGACTCACCGTCGTGCCGCTTTCAGCATATTTCTCCGGCAGGCGCGTGAAGCTCGAAGTCGGCCTCTGCCGAGGCAAAAAGCTGTACGACAAGCGCGCCGCCGCCGCGGAACGCGACGCCAAGCGCACTATCGACAGAAAGATGAAGGAGCGCAACGTATGATACGGCTCTATCCCGATCGCCCGTTCATATTCGACGGCGCCTTCGGAACCTGCTACGCCGGCCTTTACCACGACGACACACCCTGCGAGCTGGCGAACGTCAGGCATCCGGAGCGCGTTATTGCGCTGCACAGACAGTACGTCGCCGCCGGCGCGGACGGTATAAAGACCGACTCCTTCACTCTCAACCGCGTCAATTTCCCGGACGAAGCGCTGCTTGAAGAGCTCGTCGCTGGCGCGATCCGCTGCGCGAACACCGCCGCGGCCGGAAAGGCCGCCGTCTTCGCGGATATCGGCCCGATCCCCGACGGGACTGCGGCGGACTACGCCGACCTCGTCGATATCTTCATACGCTGCGGCGCGGAAAACTTCCTTTTCGAGACCTTCGCGGAGTTCGCTCCGCTCAGGGACGCGCTGACGCGCGTCAGAGAAAAACTGCCCGAGGCGGGCGTCATCGTCAGCTTCGGCGCCGCTCCCGACGGCTTCACACGGCACGGCAACGCGCTGACCGCGCTCGTCGCGGAGGCCGCGGCGCATCCGGCGGTGGACGCCGTCGGCTTCAACTGCGTCTGCGGTCCGGCGCACGCCGCGCGGCTCGCCGCCGAACTGCGCGTTTCAAAGCCGCTCTGCGTCATGCCCAACGCCGGCTATCCCGTCGACGTCGGCGGCAGGACGGTCTATAACGACAACGCCGACTACTTCGCCGAAAGGATAAAAGAGATCTGCGCCAACGGCGCGAAGCTCGTCGGCGGCTGCTGCGGAACGACCCCCGCGCATATCGCCGCCTGCGTTTCCGCGCTGAAAAGCGCGCCGGCGCCGAACGCTCCCGCGCGTTCCTCTGCGGAAGCCGGAGCCGTGCGCGAGGAAGGCGCCTTCGCGCTGAAGCTTCGCGGCGGCGAACGCGTCGTCGCTGTCGAGCTCGATCCGCCCGCGGATTCGGGGCTTTCCGACGTTACGGACGCGGCCGCGCTGCTGAAAAACGCCGGCGCGGACGTGATCACCTTCGCGGACAACCCCCTTTCCCGCGCCCGCGCGGACAGCTTCATGACCGCCGCCTGCGTTCACGGGCGCACCGGCGCGGAGGTCATGCCGCACCTGACCTGCCGCGACAGGAACCACCTCGCGATAAAGTCCTCCCTGCTCGCCGCGAACGCGATGGGAGTACGCAATGTGCTCGCCGTTACAGGCGATCCGCTCTCCAACGACGAAATGAAAAGCAAGGGCGTTTTCGCCCTCAATTCATATAACCTTATCGGCTACCTCGCCGGACTGAACTCCGCCGAATTCGCTTCCGCGCCCTTCTGCATAGGCGGCGCGCTGAATATCGGCGCCGCCAACTTCGACGCCGAGCTCGCGAGGGCGAAGGAGAAGACCGCGCGCGGCGCGGAATACTTCCTCACCCAGCCGGTCGGCTCGGAGCGGGCGCTCGAAAATCTCAAAAAAGCGCACGCGGAGCTTGACGCGCCGGTGCTTGCGGGCGTATACCCCGTCGCCGGATACAGAAACGCGCTCTTCCTGAAAAACGAGGTCTCCGGCATAGACATCCCCGATTCGCTCCTCGCCGAGCTCAAAGACAAGAGCCGCGAGGAAGCCGCCGGGATCTCCGTCCGCTACGCCGCTTCGGTCGCCGAAAAAGCCGCTCCCTACTGCCGCGGCTTCTATATCATGACGCCACTGAAGCGCGTCGATATCGTCGCAGCGCTGCTCGAAAAACTTAAGGAGAAGCAACTGATATGATCTACCTCGTAGGTGAAAAACTCAACAGCTCCGTCCCCACCACCGGCGAAGCGATGCTCGCGCGCGACTTCGACAAGCTCGCGGCACTCGCGCTCGCGCAGGCGGAGGCGGGAGCGTCCTGCCTTGACATAAACACCGCGCTCTGCGGCGCGGACGAGATCGATATGCTCCGCCGCGTCGCCGACCTCGCGGTCGAAAAAACGAACTGCGACGTTATGCTCGACTCCCCGAATCCCGCCGCGATAATCGCGGTATTGCCGCACATCCGCGGCAGAAAAACGATCGTCAACTCCGTCACCGCCGACGAGCGGCTGGAGGAGCTCGTACCCGCCGCCGCCGAATACGGCGCGGGAGTCGTCGCGCTGCCCATCCGCTCCGGCGCGATACCCTCCACCGCGGAGGGACGGCTTGAAAACGCGCTCGCGATACGCGCGCGCCTGAACGCCGCGGGAATACCCGACGAGCGCATCTATATCGACGCGCTCGCGGAGTCCGTCGCCATGGGCGGCGACGCCGGCAGGACGCTGCTCGAAACGACGCGCCTGCTGCGCCGCGAGCTGCCGGACGTACACGTCATCTGCGGACTTTCAAACGTCTCCTTCGGTCTGCCGAAGCGCGCGCGTCTGAACGCCGCCGCCGCGACGCTGCTCGCGGAAGCCGGCGCGGACAGCTTCATCTGCGACGCCGCTTCCCCCTCGCTGAAGACCGCCCTCGCCGCCTGCGAGGCCTTCACCGGCAAAGACGAATACTGCATGGAATACATTACTCAGATAAGGAGCGAGGAGCAATGATCACCGACCGCGTATATCCTCAGATAGACTATGAAAAATACGGCCTCGTAAAGGGCAGCCGCGACGTTTACGTCGACCTGTACGTCACCGAGCCCTGCACCAAAGACCCTCTGCCCCGCCCCGCGGTCGTCGTTCTGCCCGGCGGCGGTTACTGGTTCTGCA is drawn from Clostridia bacterium and contains these coding sequences:
- the recR gene encoding recombination protein RecR is translated as MKYYAPLLEQLIEHFERFPGIGRKTAQRMAFFVLNQPEEKVKSFADCLVSAKSEIHRCSECCNLTDGEKCSVCGDPSRDRATICVVEEPKDVVALEAVGEYRGLYHVLHGSISPLEGVGPDDLTVKELLARVSQNPETEVIMATNPDVEGDATALYLSRLLRPLGAKVTRIAYGIPVGGELEFADGETIARAIEGRREI
- the smpB gene encoding SsrA-binding protein SmpB, which produces MSAKKDKNEQKFIARNKKAYHDYFIEETYEAGIELAGTEVKSLRLGKCNLKDSYCDFRGGEVFVVGMHVSPYEQGNIFNKNPLRDRRLLMHKREILKLFNAVRQDGLTVVPLSAYFSGRRVKLEVGLCRGKKLYDKRAAAAERDAKRTIDRKMKERNV
- a CDS encoding bifunctional homocysteine S-methyltransferase/methylenetetrahydrofolate reductase, yielding MIRLYPDRPFIFDGAFGTCYAGLYHDDTPCELANVRHPERVIALHRQYVAAGADGIKTDSFTLNRVNFPDEALLEELVAGAIRCANTAAAGKAAVFADIGPIPDGTAADYADLVDIFIRCGAENFLFETFAEFAPLRDALTRVREKLPEAGVIVSFGAAPDGFTRHGNALTALVAEAAAHPAVDAVGFNCVCGPAHAARLAAELRVSKPLCVMPNAGYPVDVGGRTVYNDNADYFAERIKEICANGAKLVGGCCGTTPAHIAACVSALKSAPAPNAPARSSAEAGAVREEGAFALKLRGGERVVAVELDPPADSGLSDVTDAAALLKNAGADVITFADNPLSRARADSFMTAACVHGRTGAEVMPHLTCRDRNHLAIKSSLLAANAMGVRNVLAVTGDPLSNDEMKSKGVFALNSYNLIGYLAGLNSAEFASAPFCIGGALNIGAANFDAELARAKEKTARGAEYFLTQPVGSERALENLKKAHAELDAPVLAGVYPVAGYRNALFLKNEVSGIDIPDSLLAELKDKSREEAAGISVRYAASVAEKAAPYCRGFYIMTPLKRVDIVAALLEKLKEKQLI
- a CDS encoding dihydropteroate synthase, producing the protein MIYLVGEKLNSSVPTTGEAMLARDFDKLAALALAQAEAGASCLDINTALCGADEIDMLRRVADLAVEKTNCDVMLDSPNPAAIIAVLPHIRGRKTIVNSVTADERLEELVPAAAEYGAGVVALPIRSGAIPSTAEGRLENALAIRARLNAAGIPDERIYIDALAESVAMGGDAGRTLLETTRLLRRELPDVHVICGLSNVSFGLPKRARLNAAAATLLAEAGADSFICDAASPSLKTALAACEAFTGKDEYCMEYITQIRSEEQ